One genomic window of Polyangium aurulentum includes the following:
- the kduD gene encoding 2-dehydro-3-deoxy-D-gluconate 5-dehydrogenase KduD — protein MSQDPFRLDGKVALVTGSQSGIGAAIAKQLAAAGADIACHGKDEPGENTIAEVRGLGRRAIGFTADLADRACHAELIQKTVAEFGRIDILVNNAGLIRRSPAVEYSDEDWDLLIEVNLTATFRLCRMAGKQMISQGGGSIVNIASLLSFQGGILVPAYAASKGGVAQLTKALANEWAPKGVNVNAIAPGYIATANTAALRADETRSRQILERIPAGRWGEASDIAGAALFLCSEASRYVHGHVLVVDGGWMAR, from the coding sequence ATGAGCCAGGATCCGTTTCGCTTGGATGGAAAGGTCGCGCTCGTCACGGGCTCACAGTCCGGCATCGGCGCGGCGATCGCGAAGCAGCTCGCCGCGGCCGGCGCCGACATCGCATGTCACGGCAAAGACGAGCCCGGCGAAAACACGATCGCCGAAGTGAGGGGGCTCGGGCGGCGCGCGATCGGATTCACCGCGGATCTCGCGGATCGGGCATGCCACGCGGAGCTCATCCAGAAGACGGTGGCCGAATTCGGGCGCATCGACATCCTGGTGAACAACGCGGGCCTCATTCGCCGCTCCCCGGCCGTGGAATACTCCGACGAGGATTGGGACCTCCTCATCGAGGTGAATCTGACGGCGACATTCCGGTTGTGCCGGATGGCCGGCAAGCAAATGATCTCGCAGGGAGGGGGCAGCATCGTGAACATCGCCTCGCTGCTCTCGTTCCAGGGCGGCATCCTCGTCCCGGCGTATGCGGCCTCCAAGGGTGGGGTCGCGCAGCTCACGAAAGCACTCGCAAATGAGTGGGCGCCGAAGGGGGTGAACGTCAACGCGATCGCGCCCGGATACATCGCGACGGCGAACACCGCCGCGCTGCGGGCGGACGAGACGCGCAGCCGACAGATCCTGGAGCGTATCCCCGCGGGCCGCTGGGGAGAGGCCAGCGATATCGCTGGCGCTGCGCTCTTCTTGTGCTCGGAGGCGAGCAGGTACGTGCACGGTCACGTGCTCGTCGTGGACGGCGGGTGGATGGCTCGATAG
- a CDS encoding MFS transporter, giving the protein MATNHQISTSYDSGDPVAGVEGRPMDATGAPAVGARIGRYRWVIVALLFTAATINYVDRQILGVLKGTLQKELGFNEIDYGNIVTAFQAFYALGMVTMGRLMDRVGTKRGFSIAFSLWSLAAVAHAAVGGVFGLAGARAALGLGEAGMFPGSLKAISEWFPKKERSFATGVFNSGTNIGAIVCPLVVPWILSVWGDNVGWRAAFALTGGVGALWIIAWLWLFTPLATNERVTAEERAYIQAESPPPGPKVSLLRLIPHRQTWAFAAGKFMIDPFWWLYLFWVPDFLKRNHGVNVLQVGPPLVAIYLISDVGSIAGGWFSSNLMRRGWTANAARKTTMLICAICVSPILFATQTHSLWVAVLLIGLATAAHQGFSANLYTITTDMFPQQAVGSVVGFGGMAGAIGGMFIAQIAGRVLEYTKSYKSLFIMAASAYLLAVLTIHLLAPRLEPARLDDAGAKS; this is encoded by the coding sequence ATGGCTACCAACCATCAGATCTCGACCAGCTACGACTCCGGGGATCCGGTGGCGGGCGTCGAGGGTAGACCGATGGACGCCACGGGCGCGCCGGCCGTGGGCGCGCGAATTGGGCGTTACCGCTGGGTCATCGTTGCGCTTCTGTTCACGGCCGCGACGATCAACTACGTCGATCGTCAGATCCTGGGCGTCCTGAAAGGTACGCTGCAGAAGGAGCTCGGGTTCAACGAAATCGATTACGGCAACATCGTCACGGCCTTCCAGGCCTTCTACGCGCTTGGCATGGTGACGATGGGTCGCCTCATGGACCGGGTGGGGACGAAGCGCGGTTTTTCGATCGCATTCAGTTTGTGGAGCCTCGCCGCGGTGGCGCATGCGGCCGTGGGCGGTGTGTTCGGGCTCGCCGGGGCACGCGCTGCGCTCGGGCTCGGCGAGGCCGGGATGTTCCCCGGATCGCTCAAGGCGATCTCCGAGTGGTTCCCCAAGAAGGAGCGCTCGTTCGCAACGGGCGTGTTCAACTCCGGCACCAACATCGGCGCAATCGTATGTCCCTTGGTGGTGCCGTGGATCCTGAGCGTGTGGGGGGACAATGTCGGCTGGCGCGCCGCGTTTGCCCTGACCGGCGGTGTCGGCGCGCTCTGGATCATCGCGTGGCTATGGCTATTCACCCCGCTCGCGACGAACGAGCGGGTCACGGCCGAGGAGCGCGCGTACATTCAGGCCGAGTCGCCGCCGCCTGGACCGAAAGTGAGCCTGCTCAGGCTCATCCCGCACCGCCAGACGTGGGCGTTTGCCGCTGGCAAGTTCATGATCGATCCGTTCTGGTGGCTGTACCTCTTCTGGGTCCCCGACTTCCTGAAGCGTAATCATGGGGTGAACGTCCTCCAGGTGGGGCCGCCGCTCGTCGCGATCTATCTGATCTCGGACGTCGGGAGCATCGCCGGCGGGTGGTTCTCCTCGAACCTGATGCGCCGTGGCTGGACGGCCAACGCGGCCCGCAAGACGACGATGCTCATCTGCGCGATTTGCGTCTCGCCGATCCTCTTCGCCACGCAGACGCATTCGTTGTGGGTCGCCGTGCTATTGATCGGGCTCGCCACCGCTGCGCACCAGGGTTTCTCGGCGAACCTGTACACGATCACGACGGACATGTTCCCGCAGCAGGCCGTCGGCTCGGTCGTCGGCTTCGGCGGAATGGCCGGGGCCATCGGGGGCATGTTCATTGCGCAGATCGCCGGTCGCGTGCTGGAGTACACGAAGAGCTACAAGTCGCTCTTCATCATGGCGGCGTCCGCATACCTGCTGGCCGTCTTGACCATCCACCTGCTTGCGCCGCGGCTCGAGCCGGCGCGACTCGACGACGCAGGAGCAAAGTCATGA
- a CDS encoding cell envelope integrity protein TolA, which produces MESSNQHVHVGRRAGIGLLAAAALLAVPSLVIAAPAPAGAAGAPGTKEAPPPVEEDKAAEEQPKDAAAPEASTAQAAQEKPPIPPVPAAVLAPEAAKKEQQAEESSKKEAPKPEAEKVPESGFFFGSYGRVVAGTHPDLSAPRDPDIVWMGSRLDEGTWVQFDVQRQDYWEKAGATTRVVALLGIQGPLFHQHNEWTLKLAARNLFVEEKDLLVKGLSVWLGSRMYRGDYLQLVDFWPLDWLDTVGGGARYDLPSNKTFFAVQAGLAEPNTLFFKQTLDVPMPLNQVATVPATILDRQYLIASAKASHTIPIGKGNVRGVLYAETHQLPSGHRVTDEGVGQALPRDSGYVLGAQLSGTTGENKSFGHLMFRYANGLAAGTIFAGRPRPSGFGPDGTMTGAYDWHLFWGMNYEVGPIGLMFDGYVRSFRNAIPGNDFGDLDEGIAIFRPHFFINDWVGVAVEGSYQAQRRLATQAAAAAPGEPLPPPGGPHFASVARLAFMPFLTPAGKGNLSLPRFRLIYSMARRDEGAKALYPTEDVYSQRNWEHYIGMHIEWFFKANTAFPN; this is translated from the coding sequence AATCTTCAAACCAACACGTTCATGTGGGACGCCGGGCTGGCATCGGTCTTCTTGCCGCCGCCGCCCTCCTCGCGGTGCCCTCCCTCGTGATAGCGGCGCCCGCCCCCGCGGGGGCCGCCGGCGCTCCCGGTACGAAGGAGGCGCCCCCTCCCGTAGAGGAAGACAAAGCGGCCGAAGAGCAGCCGAAGGACGCGGCGGCGCCCGAGGCATCGACGGCTCAGGCGGCGCAGGAAAAACCCCCGATCCCGCCGGTCCCCGCCGCCGTGCTCGCGCCGGAGGCGGCGAAGAAAGAGCAGCAAGCGGAAGAAAGCTCCAAGAAAGAGGCGCCCAAGCCGGAGGCCGAGAAGGTGCCGGAGAGCGGGTTTTTCTTCGGCAGTTACGGCCGTGTCGTCGCCGGTACCCACCCCGATTTGAGCGCACCGCGAGACCCGGACATTGTCTGGATGGGCTCACGTCTCGACGAAGGGACGTGGGTCCAGTTCGATGTCCAAAGGCAAGACTACTGGGAGAAGGCGGGGGCTACCACGCGCGTCGTGGCGCTCCTTGGCATTCAAGGCCCGCTGTTTCACCAGCACAACGAGTGGACCCTCAAGCTGGCCGCGCGAAACCTGTTCGTCGAGGAGAAGGACCTCCTCGTGAAGGGCCTCTCCGTCTGGTTGGGCTCACGCATGTATCGCGGTGACTACCTCCAGCTGGTCGACTTCTGGCCGCTCGATTGGCTCGATACGGTCGGCGGAGGTGCGCGCTATGACCTGCCATCGAATAAAACGTTCTTTGCGGTCCAAGCGGGGTTGGCCGAGCCGAACACTCTCTTCTTCAAGCAGACGCTGGACGTCCCGATGCCGCTCAATCAGGTCGCGACGGTGCCCGCCACCATCCTCGATCGCCAGTACCTGATCGCGAGCGCCAAGGCGAGCCATACCATTCCGATCGGCAAGGGGAACGTCCGGGGTGTTCTCTATGCCGAGACGCACCAGTTGCCTTCGGGGCATCGCGTGACGGACGAGGGGGTCGGGCAGGCCCTTCCACGTGACTCCGGGTATGTCCTCGGGGCGCAACTCAGCGGCACGACAGGAGAAAACAAATCGTTCGGGCACCTGATGTTCCGTTATGCAAACGGCCTCGCGGCGGGCACGATCTTCGCCGGCCGGCCGAGGCCGAGCGGGTTCGGGCCCGACGGCACCATGACAGGGGCGTACGACTGGCACCTGTTTTGGGGGATGAACTACGAGGTCGGGCCTATCGGCCTGATGTTCGATGGATACGTGCGTTCGTTCCGCAACGCCATCCCCGGAAATGATTTCGGTGATCTGGACGAAGGGATCGCCATATTTCGCCCGCATTTCTTCATCAACGACTGGGTCGGCGTCGCGGTGGAGGGCTCGTACCAGGCGCAGCGCCGGCTCGCGACGCAGGCCGCGGCGGCCGCGCCGGGCGAGCCGCTCCCGCCTCCCGGTGGCCCGCATTTCGCGAGCGTTGCGCGCCTCGCCTTCATGCCATTCCTCACACCCGCGGGCAAGGGCAACCTGTCCCTGCCGCGGTTCCGCCTCATTTATAGCATGGCGAGGCGCGACGAGGGGGCGAAGGCGCTTTATCCCACCGAAGACGTCTACAGCCAGCGCAACTGGGAGCACTACATCGGTATGCATATCGAGTGGTTCTTCAAGGCGAACACGGCGTTCCCCAACTGA
- a CDS encoding sugar kinase yields the protein MQIQSAKSCQYDLVSLGEVMLRLDPGERRIHTARSFQVWEGGGEYNVARGLRRCFGLRTAIVTALADNPVGRLIEDLILQGGVDTSYLRFRDYDGVGWDVRNGLNFTERGFGPRAAAGCSDRGHTAASQIRPGDVPWKTIFNERGARWFHTGGIFCALSGTAADTALEAVQCARENDVRVSYDLNYRPSLWKNYGGQAMARTVNRALMPYVDCLFGNEEDFVAALGFEIPGVDDSFQKLDTSGFRRMISNVVAEFPNIKVVATSLRTAKSATLNGWGGILYAHGEFYEVPQRDIEILDRVGGGDSFASGIIYGFLTDQGPQWALECGVAHGALAMSTPGDTSMASLAEVRRAMGGGGARIER from the coding sequence ATGCAGATTCAGAGTGCCAAGAGCTGCCAATACGACTTGGTGAGCCTCGGTGAGGTCATGTTGAGGCTCGATCCTGGGGAGCGCCGTATCCACACGGCGCGGTCGTTCCAGGTCTGGGAGGGCGGCGGTGAATACAACGTGGCGCGGGGGCTCCGCCGCTGTTTCGGGCTACGCACGGCCATCGTCACCGCGCTCGCGGACAACCCCGTGGGGCGGTTGATCGAGGATCTGATCCTGCAGGGCGGGGTCGACACGTCGTACCTGCGCTTTCGTGATTACGACGGCGTGGGCTGGGACGTGCGTAACGGCCTGAATTTCACCGAGCGCGGCTTCGGGCCTCGGGCCGCCGCCGGTTGTTCCGACCGCGGGCACACGGCCGCCTCCCAGATCAGACCCGGCGACGTCCCGTGGAAGACCATCTTCAACGAGCGTGGGGCGCGCTGGTTCCACACGGGCGGCATCTTTTGCGCGCTCTCGGGCACCGCGGCCGACACGGCGCTCGAGGCCGTCCAGTGCGCGCGAGAGAACGACGTCAGGGTATCCTATGATCTCAACTATCGCCCGTCGCTGTGGAAGAACTATGGCGGTCAGGCGATGGCCCGCACGGTGAACCGCGCGCTGATGCCCTATGTCGATTGCCTCTTCGGGAACGAGGAGGACTTCGTGGCGGCGCTCGGCTTCGAGATCCCCGGCGTGGACGACAGCTTCCAGAAGCTCGACACGAGCGGGTTCCGCCGCATGATATCGAACGTCGTGGCAGAGTTCCCCAACATCAAGGTCGTGGCGACGAGCCTTCGCACCGCCAAGAGCGCCACCTTGAACGGGTGGGGCGGGATCTTGTACGCCCACGGGGAATTTTACGAGGTCCCGCAGCGCGACATCGAGATACTGGACCGCGTGGGCGGCGGCGATTCGTTCGCGTCGGGGATCATCTACGGCTTCTTGACCGACCAGGGCCCGCAATGGGCGCTCGAGTGCGGGGTCGCGCACGGCGCGCTCGCGATGTCGACCCCTGGCGACACCTCGATGGCGTCGCTCGCCGAGGTGCGCCGGGCGATGGGCGGCGGCGGAGCGAGGATCGAGCGATGA